Sequence from the Rutidosis leptorrhynchoides isolate AG116_Rl617_1_P2 chromosome 3, CSIRO_AGI_Rlap_v1, whole genome shotgun sequence genome:
TCGATGACAAGCTGTTACATTTGGGATCGAGAACACAACCTGAGACACTCAAGAACTCTTTAGTACCGGGTAAAGTGGAATTATTCTAATGGAGGGTATTAAAACGACGGATTCTGGTTCGTACCGAACTTGATAAGAGGGGTATCAAATTGAGACTCCGTTCGATGCCCCTCTATGTAATGACGACGTGGAAACAATTGAACACCCGATGATTTTTTTATCGATATTCGATGGATATTTGGGTTAAGATATAAATGGAGGGGATTAGGTTCGGTTTAAATGTGAGCATCAATGAAGCTTTTCGTGGTAAATGTAATCAGGCCCTTCTCCTCTAGAATTGTTGGAGTGGCAAGCTTTAGAGTGGACGTACGCATATCTAATATGGATAAATCGCAATCAAAAAGTATTTGTTAACTCGTGTTGGAATGTTCCGACGACGCTAatggaaattcaacttgtcttttgatTAGAGCTCAAACCGCCTCGAGAATCGAAAGATGGATTGGCTTACTTGGATATTGAATCCTTGGCTATGTTTCGTTTAATTATGGTTTGGCAGGGCTAAGTTGCTCTCTCTGCAGCTTAAAAAGTTTTTTCCTGACCTCCTGTTCTAATTCATTTCGTTCCAGTATGTAGCTTAATGTATATAGCATGTATTTCGTGTTGGGCTGGGCATCTCTTTCGGCCCACTTTGTGTAATGGGTTGGCACCCTTATGCCCCTTTCGTGTTCTAATATATgctgcttttcgaaaaaaaaaaattgtaaaataataaatcAAAGAGTTTTTTCTTTTAAAATTTATATTTGATAAGAGCTACTTTAATTTCATAAGTCACTTCAACTATAGAGCTTATGTTATCCAGGCACACAATTAGTGAAATTTATATAGAAATTTGTTTAATTCCTTATAGTAATTTATAAATGATAACAAAAATCAACCAAATATACATCTATATCTAAATTTAAAAAACATGTTATACGTATCACAGTATCTTAAATATAAAAATGTGGCACTTCTTAGACCACCCCTTATGGTATCCTCTTCTTTCGTTACCAGTTGCCACATCATTCATTACCCACATGGTGCCATAGGCACCAACTCATCATAGCTCTTCACCATAGGACTTCAACATGGATTTAACGAACCTTTCTTAACTTTCTTGGGTCCCAACATATCACTTTTTACATTAAAACACCCCCTTTCACTATTTATACAAGTTGATCATTTTGTACAACTTTTATTATGGTAGGTAAAAAAAAAAGATGAGTAGAAGATTGAAGATGATAGGTGATGAATGATGATAGATAGATATTTACGGAGTATATTTTTCATTTATATATTTAACTTTTCATTGTAGTTATAACTAGTTGTACATTATGCATGGGTCATTGTACATTGATGAAGAAGCTACCTCGTATAATCCAATTGTACCTCCGACACACTTCTCAATTGTCTTTTTTTTAGGCAAAATATGATTATATGTATGTATTATTTTTTGTGTtagttaaaaattaaaataaatataaatataaattaattaatgacgTGGCAGTTAAGAGGAATGGTGTTTTGGTCATGATAGGTAGGGTTTAGTTATAAGATTTTATAgttagttatagaatttgaatgttgatgtggcgctgatgtgataGGCTAAGAGGATGAAtaatttagttacgatagggagtggtctTATATACCAGTAATTAATTAAACAACATTAAACCGTTAATTAAATAACATTAAACATAGGATGATGATTACTTACATGCAAAGCATGGTGAGCTACGTGTAAGGAACGAGCGGCCACGTTGTTCAAGTAGTGGAAAGCAGCTACGTGGGCCCCAGTTTGCTTCGCGGGAGCAAATACACTCCCTCGTATGTCCATAAAAACCGGAGTGGGTCCACCTTAACTTCACATGCAACCGGCGTGACTATCGTCATAGACTGGGCCCACTAACAACACATCCAGTCCACCTTATTCCTCCAAAAAAAGCTACCCACTCCTCAAAAAGAATGTTTACCTTAATTAACCAACaacaattattaaatataataattattgttattattaaattataaatataataatataattataactataattataattaatagttTAAAatgtattaattaaattaaattaaaaaagataaaagttatatgataaatatacgtacatatttacaagtattatgtAGCTTTTGTACGACTATAAGGTAAATAATGATCTTAAAAATTATACTATAATTATTACTCCATTAAActtttgaaactacattatatgaaaatagatattataaataaGGAATTACTTCATGATATTAATATGTTTACAGTATCAATATTTTTTTCCTTCCCAAAACTCAATATTCAATATTAATATGTTTAGTTAttatatcacaaaaaaaaaaaaaaaaatttattaatatgTTTCGTTATTTTATATCACAAAATCTCATCAGTTAaactaaataatactccgtaatacgtATTTAACCGCGTAAATTTTAGGGTTCACTCCCCCTTTATATTTAATTCCCTCCCTCCCATGTTCCCTCTATAAAATCAAAGGCCCCATTCTTCAACCACAAGCAATCCTCCTCTTATTTTCTTCATCATTTCCAATTCCAATTCttctctgaaaaaaaaaaaaaaaatggaacaacaaaaggAAGTTGAAGACGCCATGTTTTGGCTTCCACCTGAATTCTTAAACGACGACGTTTTCATCTCCCAATCACATCGGAACAAAAGTATGTCCAATTTAGAAGGATCCACTTCTACTACTGAAACTGAAAGTGATGAAGAAGATTATCTTTACGACCTCTCTAGAAAACTTGCTTACTCCACTCTTGAAGACACAAATAAGGTCTGTTAATGTATTCCTTGTTTTTTTGCTTTTTGAGTaacttttttaaattttttttagctTAAAATTTGAATTTATTTTGACAGTCAACGGAAATCATGGCGGGTTCTCCTCAGTCAACGCTCTATGGCTGTAAATCGGTGCCGGAAGTTAATTATAACGATTTTCCGGTTGATTATTTTTACGCGGCTGTCGGTGAACAACTTGCAATCATGAAAATGAGCAAACGAAATGGTTTTGTAAACCCTAATTCCCAATTTCAAACTGCTCAAGTAAGTACACTAATAAATAGTTTAATTTATTAAATTATAATAATGAAGTAAACAAAAATAATCGAATTAATTCTGAATAATTGTATCTATCTTTCAAatttgcaatagcagcagcagcagcaacagatgTATCAGCAGCAACAAATGATGAAACAACTGCAattgcagcagcagcagcaacagatgTATCAGCGGCAATTTGTTCATGAGAACAGGGGAAGAAACGGCGGCGGAGGAAACATGAAGGCGGGTGCGGCGGCGGCGCCGTTATCTGCTTGGCCGACTTTGCAACAATCAAAGCAACATCAGCCGCCACGTGGATCGGGAATGCGGGCAGTGTTTCTAGGAAACCCTAATAACCCTAAACGTGAATCAGTTGGTACCGGTGTGTTTTTGCCTCGTCAAATCGGAGCCCCGATTGAAACCCGCAAGAAAAGaggtatatattttttaaaaataagaTATAATTTTCGTACATTCTTTATTTTTATTCAAGTTATATAGTTGTCACCAAGTAATCAGGGTTGATTATGACCC
This genomic interval carries:
- the LOC139898741 gene encoding uncharacterized protein isoform X1; the encoded protein is MEQQKEVEDAMFWLPPEFLNDDVFISQSHRNKSMSNLEGSTSTTETESDEEDYLYDLSRKLAYSTLEDTNKSTEIMAGSPQSTLYGCKSVPEVNYNDFPVDYFYAAVGEQLAIMKMSKRNGFVNPNSQFQTAQQQQQQQMYQQQQMMKQLQLQQQQQQMYQRQFVHENRGRNGGGGNMKAGAAAAPLSAWPTLQQSKQHQPPRGSGMRAVFLGNPNNPKRESVGTGVFLPRQIGAPIETRKKRGCSTVLLPDKVVHALNLNLEAQNHRNGGQFPSNKDVEMRYRNNVLMAEQRRQQLEKDLRLPQEWTY
- the LOC139898741 gene encoding uncharacterized protein isoform X3, which translates into the protein MEQQKEVEDAMFWLPPEFLNDDVFISQSHRNKSMSNLEGSTSTTETESDEEDYLYDLSRKLAYSTLEDTNKSTEIMAGSPQSTLYGCKSVPEVNYNDFPVDYFYAAVGEQLAIMKMSKRNGFVNPNSQFQTAQQQQQMYQQQQMMKQLQLQQQQQQMYQRQFVHENRGRNGGGGNMKAGAAAAPLSAWPTLQQSKQHQPPRGSGMRAVFLGNPNNPKRESVGTGVFLPRQIGAPIETRKKRGCSTVLLPDKVVHALNLNLEAQNHRNGGQFPSNKDVEMRYRNNVLMAEQRRQQLEKDLRLPQEWTY
- the LOC139898741 gene encoding uncharacterized protein isoform X2, giving the protein MEQQKEVEDAMFWLPPEFLNDDVFISQSHRNKSMSNLEGSTSTTETESDEEDYLYDLSRKLAYSTLEDTNKSTEIMAGSPQSTLYGCKSVPEVNYNDFPVDYFYAAVGEQLAIMKMSKRNGFVNPNSQFQTAQQQQQQMYQQQQMMKQLQLQQQQQQMYQRQFVHENRGRNGGGGNMKAGAAAAPLSAWPTLQQSKQHQPPRGSGMRAVFLGNPNNPKRESVGTGVFLPRQIGAPIETRKKRGCSTVLLPDKVVHALNLNLEAQNHRNGGQFPSNKDVEMRYRNNVLMAEQRRQQLEKDLRLPQEWTY